One Chitinophaga sp. H8 DNA window includes the following coding sequences:
- a CDS encoding ATP-binding response regulator: protein MEIIKQFLQKLHLIANLYNKIATLGTDKVADVDRQSVVIVNSLAFITGSMVLSIGLFFYGLIHSKMLLYGVLFESSAFYSLLYLNSIGKHKAAKFGLIAVHSFSAVYFGALLGMVLCVELIAAFLIAFLLGGACLIFPGKKERAICMGIVAFLMVIIEANNYYQVIRPLELSHVNFYYFRWFSVGGMLVLLSVGIWLMVRSNMLLIQEMKNADVARRNFLSSTSHDLRTPMDAIYTAAQALKLHLKDSHRSLDLNAIESALKTILPASIYSKGIINDILDLSKIEAGIPAEIKKESFHTISWVHNFMEILAPLATQKGIKLTLRVDRIGIPAFIHTDRLKLTKLVVNLVINAIKYAPQDTEVVISLEYINPIFAISVHNHGMIPLELQPRLFDAYVRGENLDQTGNGLGLHIVDSLIKRLDGNISFISRADVGTEFIVQFQGIASEGAGLRPSDQIKEERDRSFIGKKILVIDDSETTLIALKALYKDSNLLYNAEDGLSGLQEAKLIRPDIIFLDSNMPKMSGLQTLQHIREDDNLRSVPVVLVSADAYKETNQLYMTAGASDFLSKPLDFSDIKSVMCRLL from the coding sequence ATGGAAATCATTAAGCAGTTCCTACAAAAGTTACACCTGATCGCAAACCTGTACAACAAGATCGCTACTCTGGGCACCGATAAGGTGGCTGACGTGGATCGCCAATCTGTGGTGATTGTAAACTCACTTGCCTTTATCACAGGGTCAATGGTCTTAAGCATTGGTTTGTTCTTTTACGGATTAATTCATTCCAAAATGTTGCTGTATGGGGTTCTCTTCGAATCTTCAGCCTTTTATAGTTTGTTATACCTCAATTCCATAGGGAAACATAAGGCCGCAAAATTCGGGTTAATCGCTGTCCACAGCTTTTCTGCCGTGTACTTTGGGGCGTTACTTGGAATGGTGTTGTGCGTGGAATTGATTGCGGCATTTTTGATTGCCTTTTTATTGGGCGGCGCCTGTTTGATCTTCCCAGGAAAGAAAGAAAGGGCGATTTGCATGGGGATAGTGGCCTTTTTGATGGTCATTATTGAGGCCAATAATTATTACCAAGTAATCCGTCCACTTGAACTTAGCCATGTTAATTTCTATTATTTTCGGTGGTTTAGCGTAGGGGGAATGCTGGTATTGCTCTCGGTGGGTATATGGCTTATGGTCAGAAGTAATATGCTTTTGATACAAGAGATGAAAAACGCCGATGTGGCAAGGCGGAATTTCTTAAGTTCAACAAGTCATGACCTGCGCACGCCAATGGATGCCATTTACACCGCTGCCCAGGCACTAAAGCTGCATTTGAAAGACTCACACCGTTCATTGGATTTAAATGCGATCGAAAGCGCGTTAAAAACGATCCTACCAGCCAGTATTTATTCAAAAGGTATTATCAATGACATACTAGACCTTTCAAAAATCGAAGCAGGAATCCCAGCGGAGATAAAAAAAGAAAGCTTTCATACCATTTCATGGGTTCACAACTTTATGGAAATTCTGGCGCCGCTGGCGACCCAAAAAGGCATTAAATTAACGCTGAGGGTTGACCGTATTGGTATTCCGGCATTTATTCATACTGATCGGCTAAAGTTGACAAAGCTTGTTGTTAACCTGGTGATTAATGCGATAAAGTATGCGCCCCAGGATACCGAAGTAGTGATCAGCTTAGAATATATCAATCCCATTTTTGCCATCTCGGTACATAATCACGGAATGATCCCATTAGAATTGCAACCCAGGCTTTTCGATGCCTATGTTCGGGGAGAAAATCTGGACCAGACCGGTAATGGTCTGGGGCTGCATATTGTAGATTCGCTGATCAAAAGGCTGGATGGGAACATCAGCTTTATCAGTCGGGCGGATGTTGGGACAGAGTTTATTGTACAATTCCAGGGTATTGCCAGTGAAGGTGCCGGGCTTCGTCCTTCCGATCAGATAAAGGAAGAACGTGACAGATCCTTTATTGGCAAAAAGATTTTGGTCATTGATGACAGTGAGACTACCCTTATCGCACTGAAGGCTTTGTATAAAGACAGCAATCTGTTGTATAATGCGGAGGATGGTTTATCGGGATTGCAGGAAGCCAAATTAATTAGGCCAGATATTATATTTCTGGATTCTAATATGCCAAAGATGAGCGGCCTACAGACATTGCAGCACATTCGTGAAGATGATAATTTGAGATCTGTACCGGTGGTTTTGGTTTCTGCCGACGCGTATAAGGAAACCAATCAGCTATACATGACCGCTGGCGCATCGGATTTTTTAAGTAAGCCGCTTGACTTTAGCGATATTAAGTCTGTGATGTGCCGCCTTTTGTAA
- a CDS encoding UbiA family prenyltransferase: protein MIFYCQLFGHFTIREANILWRFIKNDIKDTIVPSLISFLTAWLYDEHAWKSFPLRLLFSLGYAALYIYTFCLANQVNSVDEDQINKPERPLPSGLVTRRETVQRIIVYNVLFLAAAYLLHIFWISVGWQLVTAALNYWGWSNHWISKNHVCMSVGTFLLFSGQWTIATPQVAMSMSSYLYFGLLSLWAGFSLAIQDFRDEEGDRKMGRKTLTISMGNIRGRLVMVFQYLIFSPLIFTAAILTQTSISELRRAPLVMLILLVQLAIHWLIAYRIWFFRNPKADDFTYHVFVYLFCAAVPVLCLIR, encoded by the coding sequence ATGATTTTCTATTGCCAATTGTTTGGGCATTTCACTATTCGTGAAGCCAACATTCTGTGGAGGTTTATTAAGAATGACATCAAGGATACGATTGTACCTTCGCTGATCTCATTTTTAACAGCATGGCTTTATGATGAGCATGCCTGGAAATCTTTTCCCTTAAGGCTGTTATTCTCGCTGGGCTATGCAGCTTTGTATATTTATACGTTTTGTCTTGCCAACCAGGTAAATTCTGTTGACGAGGATCAGATCAATAAGCCGGAAAGGCCCCTTCCCAGCGGCCTTGTGACCAGGAGAGAAACTGTTCAACGGATCATTGTCTATAATGTTCTCTTTCTGGCTGCCGCTTATCTGTTGCACATCTTTTGGATCAGTGTCGGTTGGCAGTTGGTCACTGCTGCATTAAACTACTGGGGATGGTCAAACCATTGGATTTCAAAAAACCATGTTTGCATGTCGGTAGGCACATTTTTGTTGTTCAGCGGGCAATGGACGATTGCTACCCCACAGGTGGCGATGAGCATGAGCAGTTATCTTTATTTTGGCTTATTAAGTCTGTGGGCTGGTTTTTCGCTGGCAATTCAGGATTTCAGGGATGAAGAGGGGGACCGAAAAATGGGAAGAAAAACGCTGACGATCTCGATGGGCAATATACGCGGACGACTTGTGATGGTTTTCCAATATCTGATCTTTTCACCTTTAATATTTACGGCGGCGATTCTGACCCAAACCTCGATTTCAGAACTTAGGCGGGCGCCGCTTGTGATGCTGATATTACTGGTTCAGCTAGCTATTCATTGGCTAATTGCCTACCGGATTTGGTTTTTTCGCAACCCCAAAGCCGATGATTTTACCTATCATGTATTTGTCTACTTGTTTTGCGCCGCCGTACCCGTTTTGTGCTTGATCCGGTAA